One window of Vidua chalybeata isolate OUT-0048 chromosome 14, bVidCha1 merged haplotype, whole genome shotgun sequence genomic DNA carries:
- the FHL1 gene encoding four and a half LIM domains protein 1 isoform X3 yields the protein MAFHRHTGPGSYTVGTMSERFDCHYCRDPLQGKKYVQKEGRHCCVKCFDKFCANTCIECKKPIGADSKELHFKNRYWHDSCFRCFKCYTSLVNEPFMLRENNKVWCSNCTAAEDAPRCKGCFKPIIAGDQNVEYKKMVWHKDCFTCSQCKQVIGSGSFFPKGDDFYCVSCHEHKFAKTCAKCKNPITSGGLTYQEQPWHSECFICSNCKKQLGGKRFTAVEDQFYCVECYKECVAKKCAGCKNPITAGFGRGTSVVNYEDESWHDYCFKCTKCARGLANKRFVCHNGKIYCAECPKRL from the exons ATGGCTTTCCACAGGCATACAG GGCCTGGCAGCTACACCGTGGGCACCATGTCGGAGCGCTTCGACTGCCACTACTGCCGCGACCCCTTGCAGGGCAAGAAGTACGTGCAGAAGGAGGGGCGGCACTGCTGCGTCAAGTGCTTCGACAAGTTCTGCGCCAACACCTGCATCGAGTGCAAGAAACCCATCGGGGCCGACTCCAAG GAGCTGCATTTCAAGAACCGCTACTGGCACGACAGCTGCTTCCGCTGCTTCAAGTGCTACACGTCCCTGGTCAACGAGCCCTTCATGCTGAGGGAGAACAACAAGGTTTGGTGCAGCAactgcactgctgctgaggATGCACCCAGGTGTAAGGGCTGCTTCAAGCCCATTATTGCAG GAGACCAAAATGTTGAGTACAAGAAGATGGTCTGGCACAAGGACTGCTTCACCTGCAGCCAGTGCAAGCAAGTGATTGGATCTGGGAGCTTCTTCCCCAAGGGTGATGACTTCTACTGTGTCTCCTGCCATGAGCACAAGTTTGCCAAGACCTGTGCTAAGTGCAAGAAT CCCATCACTTCTGGAGGCCTCACTTACCAGGAACAGCCTTGGCATTCTGAGTGTTTCATTTGCTCCAACTGCAAGAAGCAACTGGGTGGGAAGCGCTTCACAGCTGTGGAGGATCAGTTTTACTGCGTTGAGTGCTACAAGGAGTGTGTTGCCAAGAAGTGTGCTGGATGCAAGAATCCTATTACAG CAGGATTTGGAAGAGGAACCAGTGTGGTTAACTACGAGGATGAATCCTGGCACGATTACTGTTTCAAATGCACAAAGTGTGCCCGTGGTCTGGCCAACAAGCGCTTTGTTTGCCATAATGGAAAAATTTATTGTGCTGAGTGTCCCAAACGACTGTAA
- the FHL1 gene encoding four and a half LIM domains protein 1 isoform X5 — translation MSERFDCHYCRDPLQGKKYVQKEGRHCCVKCFDKFCANTCIECKKPIGADSKELHFKNRYWHDSCFRCFKCYTSLVNEPFMLRENNKVWCSNCTAAEDAPRCKGCFKPIIAGDQNVEYKKMVWHKDCFTCSQCKQVIGSGSFFPKGDDFYCVSCHEHKFAKTCAKCKNPITSGGLTYQEQPWHSECFICSNCKKQLGGKRFTAVEDQFYCVECYKECVAKKCAGCKNPITAGFGRGTSVVNYEDESWHDYCFKCTKCARGLANKRFVCHNGKIYCAECPKRL, via the exons ATGTCGGAGCGCTTCGACTGCCACTACTGCCGCGACCCCTTGCAGGGCAAGAAGTACGTGCAGAAGGAGGGGCGGCACTGCTGCGTCAAGTGCTTCGACAAGTTCTGCGCCAACACCTGCATCGAGTGCAAGAAACCCATCGGGGCCGACTCCAAG GAGCTGCATTTCAAGAACCGCTACTGGCACGACAGCTGCTTCCGCTGCTTCAAGTGCTACACGTCCCTGGTCAACGAGCCCTTCATGCTGAGGGAGAACAACAAGGTTTGGTGCAGCAactgcactgctgctgaggATGCACCCAGGTGTAAGGGCTGCTTCAAGCCCATTATTGCAG GAGACCAAAATGTTGAGTACAAGAAGATGGTCTGGCACAAGGACTGCTTCACCTGCAGCCAGTGCAAGCAAGTGATTGGATCTGGGAGCTTCTTCCCCAAGGGTGATGACTTCTACTGTGTCTCCTGCCATGAGCACAAGTTTGCCAAGACCTGTGCTAAGTGCAAGAAT CCCATCACTTCTGGAGGCCTCACTTACCAGGAACAGCCTTGGCATTCTGAGTGTTTCATTTGCTCCAACTGCAAGAAGCAACTGGGTGGGAAGCGCTTCACAGCTGTGGAGGATCAGTTTTACTGCGTTGAGTGCTACAAGGAGTGTGTTGCCAAGAAGTGTGCTGGATGCAAGAATCCTATTACAG CAGGATTTGGAAGAGGAACCAGTGTGGTTAACTACGAGGATGAATCCTGGCACGATTACTGTTTCAAATGCACAAAGTGTGCCCGTGGTCTGGCCAACAAGCGCTTTGTTTGCCATAATGGAAAAATTTATTGTGCTGAGTGTCCCAAACGACTGTAA
- the FHL1 gene encoding four and a half LIM domains protein 1 isoform X4: MAFHRHTGPGSYTVGTMSERFDCHYCRDPLQGKKYVQKEGRHCCVKCFDKFCANTCIECKKPIGADSKELHFKNRYWHDSCFRCFKCYTSLVNEPFMLRENNKVWCSNCTAAEDAPRCKGCFKPIIAGDQNVEYKKMVWHKDCFTCSQCKQVIGSGSFFPKGDDFYCVSCHEHKFAKTCAKCKNPITSGGLTYQEQPWHSECFICSNCKKQLGGKRFTAVEDQFYCVECYKECVAKKCAGCKNPITGFGRGTSVVNYEDESWHDYCFKCTKCARGLANKRFVCHNGKIYCAECPKRL, from the exons ATGGCTTTCCACAGGCATACAG GGCCTGGCAGCTACACCGTGGGCACCATGTCGGAGCGCTTCGACTGCCACTACTGCCGCGACCCCTTGCAGGGCAAGAAGTACGTGCAGAAGGAGGGGCGGCACTGCTGCGTCAAGTGCTTCGACAAGTTCTGCGCCAACACCTGCATCGAGTGCAAGAAACCCATCGGGGCCGACTCCAAG GAGCTGCATTTCAAGAACCGCTACTGGCACGACAGCTGCTTCCGCTGCTTCAAGTGCTACACGTCCCTGGTCAACGAGCCCTTCATGCTGAGGGAGAACAACAAGGTTTGGTGCAGCAactgcactgctgctgaggATGCACCCAGGTGTAAGGGCTGCTTCAAGCCCATTATTGCAG GAGACCAAAATGTTGAGTACAAGAAGATGGTCTGGCACAAGGACTGCTTCACCTGCAGCCAGTGCAAGCAAGTGATTGGATCTGGGAGCTTCTTCCCCAAGGGTGATGACTTCTACTGTGTCTCCTGCCATGAGCACAAGTTTGCCAAGACCTGTGCTAAGTGCAAGAAT CCCATCACTTCTGGAGGCCTCACTTACCAGGAACAGCCTTGGCATTCTGAGTGTTTCATTTGCTCCAACTGCAAGAAGCAACTGGGTGGGAAGCGCTTCACAGCTGTGGAGGATCAGTTTTACTGCGTTGAGTGCTACAAGGAGTGTGTTGCCAAGAAGTGTGCTGGATGCAAGAATCCTATTACAG GATTTGGAAGAGGAACCAGTGTGGTTAACTACGAGGATGAATCCTGGCACGATTACTGTTTCAAATGCACAAAGTGTGCCCGTGGTCTGGCCAACAAGCGCTTTGTTTGCCATAATGGAAAAATTTATTGTGCTGAGTGTCCCAAACGACTGTAA